A single Anopheles funestus chromosome 2RL, idAnoFuneDA-416_04, whole genome shotgun sequence DNA region contains:
- the LOC125760518 gene encoding ATP-binding cassette sub-family F member 2 produces the protein MAPDKKQKGRNKKSIPVTNVKKDDKKIANGGTNGDAASTELTEEEALCAKLDEEARINSEARACTGSLAVHPRSRDIKFSNFSITFFGSELLQDTMLELNCGRRYGLLGANGCGKSSLLSVLGNREVAIPDHIDIFHLTREIPASSKSAIQCVMEVDEERIKLEKMADALVDQEDDEAQEQLMDIYDRLDEMSADQAEAKASRILHGLGFTKEMQAKAAKEFSGGWRMRIALARALYVKPHLLLLDEPTNHLDLDACVWLEEELKTYKRILVIISHSQDFLNGVCTNIIHMTQKRLKYYTGNYEQFVKTRLELLENQMKQYNWEQDQIAHMKNYIARFGHGSAKLARQAQSKEKTLAKMVAQGLTEKAVDEKQLNFCFPSCGTIPPPVIMVQNVSFRYNDVTPYIYKNLEFGIDLDTRLALVGPNGAGKSTLLKLLYGDLVPTAGMIRKNSHLRIARYHQHLHELLDMDASPLDYMLKSFPEVVEREEMRKIIGRYGLTGRQQVCPIRQLSDGQRCRVVFAYLAWKKPHLLLLDEPTNHLDMETIDALAEAINDFEGGLVLVSHDFRLINQVAEEIWVCEKGTVTKWNGNILDYKEHLKKNIAKEARIANAAGK, from the exons ATGGCACCGGACAAGAAGCAAAAGGGCCGCAACAAGAAAAGCATCCCGGTAACGAACGTAAAGAAGGATGACAAGAAGATTGCAAACGGTGGTACGAATGGTGACGCTGCTTCCACCGAGCTGACCGAGGAAG AGGCACTGTGTGCGAAGCTCGATGAGGAAGCACGGATCAATTCGGAGGCCCGTGCCTGCACCGGGTCGTTGGCTGTGCATCCGCGATCGCGTGACATCAAGTTCTCCAACTTCTCGATCACCTTCTTCGGCAGTGAGCTGTTGCAGGACACGATGCTCGAGTTGAACTGTGGCCGGCGGTACGGTTTGCTCGGAGCGAACGGATGTGGCAAATCGTCCCTGCTGTCGGTGCTTGGCAATCGCGAGGTGGCCATCCCGGACCATATTGATATATTCCACCTGACGCGCGAAATTCCGGCTAGCTCGAAAAGCGCCATCCAGTGCGTCATGGAGGTGGACGAGGAGCGTATCAAGCTGGAGAAGATGGCCGATGCGCTTGTCGACCAGGAGGATGACGAAGCGCAGGAGCAGCTGATGGATATTTACGATCGGCTGGATGAGATGTCGGCCGACCAGGCGGAAGCGAAAGCGTCCCGCATTCTGCACGGTTTGGGCTTCACCAAGGAGATGCAGGCAAAGGCGGCGAAGGAATTTTCCGGCGGTTGGCGAATGCGCATCGCACTGGCAAGGGCGCTGTACGTGAAGCcgcatttgctgctgctggatgaACCGACCAACCATCTCGATCTGGATGCGTGCGTGTGGTTGGAGGAGGAGCTGAAGACGTACAAACGCATCCTGGTGATCATTTCCCACTCGCAGGACTTCCTGAACGGCGTCTGTACGAACATCATCCACATGACGCAGAAGCGGCTGAAGTACTATACCGGTAACTACGAGCAGTTTGTAAAGACACGGCTGGAGCTGCTGGAGAACCAGATGAAGCAGTACAACTGGGAGCAGGATCAGATCGCACACATGAAGAACTACATCGCACGGTTTGGGCACGGTTCGGCCAAGCTCGCCCGGCAGGCACAATCGAAGGAAAAGACGCTCGCGAAGATGGTGGCACAGGGACTGACGGAGAAGGCGGTGGACGAGAAGCAGCTCAACTTTTGCTTCCCGTCGTGCGGTACCATTCCACCACCGGTGATTATGGTGCAGAACGTTAGCTTCCGGTATAACGATGTGACGCCGTACATTTACAAAAATCTCGAATTCGGCATCGATTTGGACACGCGACTTGCACTGGTCGGTCCGAACGGTGCGGGTAAGAGTACGCTGCTGAAGCTACTGTACGGTGATCTCGTACCGACGGCCGGTATGATCCGTAAGAATTCCCATCTGCGCATCGCCCGGTACCATCAGCATCTGCACGAACTGCTCGACATGGACGCTAGCCCGCTCGATTACATGCTGAAAAGCTTCCCGGAGGTGGTGGAGCGTGAGGAAATGCGCAAGATCATTGGTCGGTACGGGTTAACGGGCCGTCAGCAGGTATGCCCGATACGGCAGCTGTCCGATGGGCAACGGTGCCGGGTAGTGTTCGCTTATCTCGCCTGGAAGAAACCccacctgctgctgctggacgaACCGACGAATCATTTGGATATGGAAACGATCGATGCCTTAGCGGAAGCGATTAACGATTTCGAAGGTGGCCTGGTGCTCGTTAGTCACGACTTCCGACTGATTAACCAGGTGGCGGAAGAGATCTGGGTGTGCGAGAAGGGCACGGTCACCAAGTGGAACGGGAACATTCTCGACTACAAGGAGCATCTGAAGAAGAACATTGCCAAGGAAGCCCGAATTGCGAACGCAGCGGGAAAATGA